From a region of the Oncorhynchus tshawytscha isolate Ot180627B linkage group LG14, Otsh_v2.0, whole genome shotgun sequence genome:
- the LOC112267172 gene encoding clathrin heavy chain 1 isoform X2 yields the protein MAQILPIRFQEHLQLQNLGINPANIGFSTLTMESDKFICIREKVGEQAQVVIIDMADPNTPIRRPISADSAIMNPASKVIALKAAKTLQIFNIEMKSKMKAHTMTDDVTFWKWISLNTVALVTDNAVYHWSMEGDSQPAKVFDRHSSLAGCQIINYRTDAKQKWLLLIGISAQQNRVVGAMQLYSVDRKVSQPIEGHAAGFAQFKMEGNTEESTLFCFAVRGQAGGKLHIIEVGTPPTGNQPFPKKAVDVFFPPEAQNDFPVAMQISSKQDVVFLITKYGYIHLYDLETGTCIYMNRISGETIFVTAPHEPTAGIIGVNRKGQVLSVCVEEENIIPYITNVLQNPDLALRMAVRNNLAGAEELFARKFNTLFAAGNYSEAAKVAANAPKGILRTPDTIRKFQSVPAQPGQTSPLLQYFGILLDQGQLNKFESLELCRPVLQQGRKQLLEKWLKEDKLECSEELGDLVKSVDPTLALSVYLRANVPNKVIQCFAETGQFQKIVLYAKKVGYTPDWMFLLRNVMRISPEQGLQFSQMLVQDEEPLADITQIVDVFMEYNLIQQCTSFLLDALKNNRPAEGPLQTRLLEMNLVHAPQVADAILGNQMFTHYDRAHVAQLCEKAGLLQRALEHYTDLYDIKRAVVHTHLLNPEWLVNFFGSLSVEDSLECLRAMLSANIRQNLQICVQVASKYHEQLSTNSLTELFESFKSFEGLFYFLGSIVNFSQDPEVHFKYIQAACKTGQIKEVERICRESNCYDPERVKNFLKEAKLTDQLPLIIVCDRFDFVHDLVLYLYRNTLQKYIEIYVQKVNPSRLPVVIGGLLDVDCAEDVIKNLILVVKGQFSTDELVAEVEKRNRLKLLLPWLEARIHDGCEEPATHNALAKIYIDSNNNPERFLRENTFYDSRVVGKYCEKRDPHLACVAYERGQCDQELINVCNENSLFKSLSRYLVRRKDPELWASVLLETNPFRRPLIDQVVQTALSETQDPEEVSVTVKAFMTADLPNELIELLEKIVLDNSVFSEHRNLQNLLILTAIKADRTRVMEYINRLDNYDAPDIANIAISNELFEEAFAIFRKFDVNTSAVQVLIEHIGNLDRAYEFAERCNEPPVWSQLAKAQLQKGLVKEAIDSYIKADDPSAYMEVGQAAAQSGNWEDLVKFLQMARKKSRESYVETELIFALAKTNRLAELEEFINGPNNAHIQQVGDRCYDERMYDAAKLLYNNVSNFGRLASTLVHLGEYQAAVDGARKANSTRTWKEVCFACVDGKEFRLAQMCGLHIVVHADELEELINYYQDRAYFEELITMLEAALGLERAHMGMFTELAILYSKFKPQKMREHLELFWSRVNIPKVLRAAEQAHLWAELVFLYDKYEEFDNAIITMMSHPSDAWKEGQFKDIVTKVANVELYYKAIQFYLEFKPLLLNDLLIVLSPRLDHTRAVNFFMKTKQLSLVKPYLRSVQNHNNKGVNEALNNLFITEEDYAALRASIDAYDNFDNITLAQGLEKHELIEFRRIAAYLFKGNNRWKQSVELCKKDKLYKDAMQYASESKDVELAEELLAWFLEEDKKECFAACLFTCYDLLRPDVVLETAWRHNIMDFSMPYFIQVMREYLSKVDAIKEKVDKLDASESLRKQEEQNTESQPIVYGTPQLMLTSGPGQAVPPQPGYGGYGYPAAPAGYGQPPQPGFGYGM from the exons ACACTCCCATCCGTAGACCCATCTCTGCAGATAGCGCCATCATGAACCCTGCTAGCAAAGTTATTGCCCTCAAAG CTGCAAAAACCCTCCAGATTTTCAACATTGAGATGAAGAGCAAAATGAAGGCTCACACCATGACTGATGATGTCACTTTCTGGAAGTGGATCTCCCTCAACACTGTAGCACTTGTCACAGACAACGCCGTCTACCATTGGAGCATGGAGGGAGACTCCCAGCCAGCCAAAGTCTTTGACCGACACTCCAGCCTTGCAGGCTGTCAAATCATCAACTACCGCACTGACGCCAAACAGAAATGGCTGCTTCTCATTGGGATTTCAGCACAG CAAAACCGTGTGGTGGGAGCCATGCAGCTGTACTCTGTGGACAGGAAGGTGTCCCAGCCCATTGAGGGCCACGCCGCAGGCTTTGCCCAGTTCAAAATGGAGGGCAACACAGAGGAATCCACACTGTTCTGCTTCGCTGTCCGAGGGCAAGCTGGAGGAAAG TTACACATAATTGAAGTGGGGACCCCACCAACAGGCAATCAGCCGTTTCCAAAGAAGGCAGTGGACGTGTTCTTCCCTCCTGAGGCCCAGAATGACTTCCCTGTAGCTATGCAG ATCAGCTCTAAGCAGGATGTTGTCTTTCTCATCACCAAATATGGCTACATCCACCTGTATGACCTGGAGACTGGCACCTGTATTTACATGAACCGGATCAGCGGGGAGACCATCTTTGTTACAGCCCCACATGAACCAACCGCTGGCATCATTGGAGTCAACAGGAAAGGACAG GTGTTGTccgtgtgtgtggaggaggagaaCATCATCCCCTACATCACCAACGTGCTCCAGAACCCAGACCTGGCCCTGCGTATGGCTGTGCGCAACAACCTGGCCGGGGCCGAGGAGCTGTTCGCCCGCAAGTTCAACACCCTGTTCGCTGCAGGGAACTATTCTGAGGCTGCCAAGGTGGCCGCCAATGCTCCCAAG GGTATCCTGCGTACCCCAGACACCATCCGTAAATTCCAGAGTGTGCCAGCCCAGCCGGGCCAGACCTCTCCCCTGCTGCAGTACTTTGGAATCCTGCTGGACCAGGGCCAGCTCAACAAGTTTGAGTCCCTGGAGCTGTGCAGGCCCGTCTTACAGCAGGGACGCAAGCAGCTGCTGGAGAAATGGCTGAAAGAGGACAAG CTGGAGTGTTCTGAGGAGCTGGGGGACCTGGTGAAGTCAGTGGACCCCACTCTGGCCCTCAGCGTCTACCTCAGGGCCAACGTGCCCAACAAGGTCATCCAGTGCTTCGCTGAGACCGGACAGTTCCAGAAAATTGTCCTCTATGCTAAAAAG GTGGGTTACACCCCAGACTGGATGTTCCTGCTGAGGAACGTGATGAGAATCAGTCCAGAACAAGGCCTGCAGTTCTCCCAGATGCTGGTGCAGGACGAGGAGCCTCTGGCTGACATCACACAG aTCGTTGACGTGTTTATGGAGTATAACCTGATCCAGCAGTGTACCTCCTTCCTCCTGGATGCCCTGAAGAACAACAGGCCTGCTGAGGGGCCTCTGCAGACACGCCTGCTGGAGATGAATCTGGTCCACGCCCCACAG GTGGCTGATGCCATCCTGGGCAACCAGATGTTCACCCACTACGACCGTGCCCACGTTGCCCAGCTGTGTGAGAAGGCTGGCCTGCTGCAGAGGGCTCTGGAGCATTATACCGACCTGTACGACATCAAGCGAGCTGTGGTGCACACACACCTGCTCAACCCTGAG TGGCTGGTGAACTTTTTTGGCTCCCTGTCAGTGGAGGACTCTCTGGAGTGTCTTCGGGCCATGCTGTCGGCCAACATCCGTCAGAACCTGCAGATCTGTGTCCAGGTGGCCTCTAAGTACCACGAGCAGCTCTCCACCAACTCCCTCACCGAGCTCTTTGAGTCCTTCAAGAGCTTCGAAG GTCTGTTCTACTTCCTGGGTTCCATCGTTAACTTCAGCCAGGACCCAGAGGTCCACTTCAAGTACATCCAGGCCGCCTGTAAGACGGGACAGATCAAAGAggtggagaggatctgcagagagagcAACTGCTACGACCCCGAACGAGTCAAGAACTTCCTCAAG GAAGCTAAGCTGACTGATCAGCTCCCCCTGATCATCGTGTGTGACCGCTTCGACTTTGTCCACGACCTGGTCCTCTACTTGTACCGCAACACCCTGCAGAAATACATTGAGATCTATGTGCAGAAG GTGAACCCCAGCCGTCTGCCGGTGGTGATTGGAGGGCTGCTGGATGTGGACTGTGCTGAGGATGTGATTAAGAACCTGATCCTGGTGGTGAAAGGACAGTTCTCCACTGATGAACTGGTGGctgaggtggagaagaggaacaG ACTGAAGCTGCTCCTACCCTGGCTGGAAGCCCGTATCCACGATGGCTGTGAGGAGCCAGCTACCCACAATGCCCTGGCCAAGATCTACATCGACAGCAACAACAACCCAGAGCGCTTCCTGCGTGAGAACACCTTCTACGACAGCCGCGTGGTGGGCAAGTACTGTGAGAAGAGGGACCCCCACCTGGCCTGCGTGGCCTACGAGAGAGGACAGTGTGACCAGGAGCTCATTAAT GTGTGCAATGAGAACTCTCTGTTCAAGAGTCTGTCTCGCTACCTGGTTCGCCGTAAAGACCCTGAGCTGTGGGCCAGTGTGCTGCTGGAGACTAACCCATTCAGAAGACCCCTCATCGACCAG GTTGTTCAGACTGCCCTGTCTGAGACCCAGGACCCAGAGGAGGTTTCAGTCACAGTCAAGGCCTTCATGACTGCAGACCTCCCCAACGAACTCATTGAGCTGCTGGAGAAGATCGTTCTGGATAACTCAGTCTTCAGTGAACACAG AAACCTTCAGAACCTGCTGATTCTAACAGCCATCAAGGCAGACCGTACCCGTGTAATGGAGTACATCAACCGCCTGGACAACTACGACGCCCCTGACATCGCTAACATCGCCATCAGCAACGAGCTCTTTGAGGAGGCATTCGCCATCTTCAGGAAGTTTGACGTCAACACCTCTGCCGTGCAG GTTCTGATTGAGCACATTGGGAACCTGGACCGGGCCTATGAGTTTGCTGAGCGCTGCAATGAGCCTCCAGTGTGGAGCCAGCTAGCCAAGGCTCAGCTCCAGAAGGGTCTGGTGAAGGAGGCCATCGACTCCTACATCAAGGCTGACGACCCCTCTGCCTACATGGAGGTGGGCCAAGCTGCAGCCCAGAGCG GTAACTGGGAGGACCTAGTGAAGTTCCTTCAGATGGCCCGTAAGAAGTCCCGTGAGTCCTACGTGGAGACCGAGCTCATCTTCGCCCTGGCCAAGACCAACCGCCTGGCTGAACTGGAGGAGTTCATCAATGGACCCAACAACGCCCACATCCAACAG GTGGGTGACAGGTGTTATGATGAGAGGATGTATGATGCGGCTAAGCTGCTCTACAACAATGTGTCCAACTTTGGGCGGCTAGCGTCCACCCTGGTCCACCTGGGAGAGTATCAGGCCGCCGTGGACGGAGCCCGCAAGGCCAACAGCACCCGCACCTGGAAAGAGGTGTGCTTTGCCTGTGTGGATGGGAAAGAGTTCCGCCTGGCCCAGATGTGTGGCCTGCACATCGTTGTCCATGCTGATGAACTGGAGGAGCTCATCAATTACTACCAG GACCGTGCTTACTTTGAGGAGCTGATCACCATGCTGGAGGCAGCCCTGGGCCTGGAGCGGGCTCACATGGGCATGTTCACCGAGTTGGCCATCCTCTACTCCAAGTTCAAACCCCAGAAGATGAGGGAGCACCTGGAGCTCTTCTGGTCCAGAGTCAACATTCCAAAG GTCCTGAGGGCTGCAGAGCAGGCCCACCTGTGGGCGGAGCTGGTCTTCCTCTATGACAAGTATGAGGAGTTTGACAATGCCATCATCACCATGATGAGCCACCCCTCCGATGCCTGGAAGGAAGGACAGTTCAAAGACATCGTCACCAAG GTGGCCAATGTGGAGTTATACTACAAGGCTATCCAGTTCTACCTGGAGTTCAAACCATTGTTACTGAACGACCTGCTCATAGTGTTATCACCACGACTCGACCACACCCGCGCTGTCAACTTCTTCATGAAG ACCAAGCAGCTGTCACTGGTCAAGCCATACCTGCGGTCAGTGCAGAACCACAACAACAAGGGTGTCAACGAAGCACTTAACAACCTCTTCATCACAGAGGAAGACTATGCG GCCCTGCGTGCCTCCATCGATGCCTACGACAATTTTGACAACATCACCCTGGCCCAGGGCCTGGAGAAGCACGAGCTGATTGAGTTCAGGAGGATTGCTGCATACCTCTTCAAAGGCAACAACCGCTGGAAGCAGAGCGTGGAACTCTGCAAGAAGGACAAACTCTACAAG GACGCCATGCAGTATGCGTCTGAGTCAAAAGATGTGGAGCTGGCTGAGGAGTTGTTGGCCTGGTTCCTGGAGGAGGATAAGAAGGAGTGCTTTGCCGCCTGCCTCTTCACCTGCTACGACCTGCTGAGGCCTGACGTAGTGCTGGAGACGGCCTGGAGGCACAACATCATGGACTTCTCCATGCCCTACTTCATCCAGGTCATGAGGGAGTACCTCTCCAAG GTTGATGCGATTAAGGAAAAG GTCGACAAGCTTGACGCCTCAGAGTCACTAAGGAAACAGGAGGAGCAGAACACCGAGTCCCAGCCCATTGTTTATG GCACGCCCCAGCTCATGCTCACTTCAGGCCCTGGTCAGGCTGTGCCCCCCCAGCCTGGCTACGGAGGTTACGGCTACCCAGCAGCACCCGCTGGTTACGGCCAGCCTCCCCAGCCTGGCTTTGGCTATGGCAtgtga
- the LOC112267172 gene encoding clathrin heavy chain 1 isoform X1 yields MAQILPIRFQEHLQLQNLGINPANIGFSTLTMESDKFICIREKVGEQAQVVIIDMADPNTPIRRPISADSAIMNPASKVIALKDAAKTLQIFNIEMKSKMKAHTMTDDVTFWKWISLNTVALVTDNAVYHWSMEGDSQPAKVFDRHSSLAGCQIINYRTDAKQKWLLLIGISAQQNRVVGAMQLYSVDRKVSQPIEGHAAGFAQFKMEGNTEESTLFCFAVRGQAGGKLHIIEVGTPPTGNQPFPKKAVDVFFPPEAQNDFPVAMQISSKQDVVFLITKYGYIHLYDLETGTCIYMNRISGETIFVTAPHEPTAGIIGVNRKGQVLSVCVEEENIIPYITNVLQNPDLALRMAVRNNLAGAEELFARKFNTLFAAGNYSEAAKVAANAPKGILRTPDTIRKFQSVPAQPGQTSPLLQYFGILLDQGQLNKFESLELCRPVLQQGRKQLLEKWLKEDKLECSEELGDLVKSVDPTLALSVYLRANVPNKVIQCFAETGQFQKIVLYAKKVGYTPDWMFLLRNVMRISPEQGLQFSQMLVQDEEPLADITQIVDVFMEYNLIQQCTSFLLDALKNNRPAEGPLQTRLLEMNLVHAPQVADAILGNQMFTHYDRAHVAQLCEKAGLLQRALEHYTDLYDIKRAVVHTHLLNPEWLVNFFGSLSVEDSLECLRAMLSANIRQNLQICVQVASKYHEQLSTNSLTELFESFKSFEGLFYFLGSIVNFSQDPEVHFKYIQAACKTGQIKEVERICRESNCYDPERVKNFLKEAKLTDQLPLIIVCDRFDFVHDLVLYLYRNTLQKYIEIYVQKVNPSRLPVVIGGLLDVDCAEDVIKNLILVVKGQFSTDELVAEVEKRNRLKLLLPWLEARIHDGCEEPATHNALAKIYIDSNNNPERFLRENTFYDSRVVGKYCEKRDPHLACVAYERGQCDQELINVCNENSLFKSLSRYLVRRKDPELWASVLLETNPFRRPLIDQVVQTALSETQDPEEVSVTVKAFMTADLPNELIELLEKIVLDNSVFSEHRNLQNLLILTAIKADRTRVMEYINRLDNYDAPDIANIAISNELFEEAFAIFRKFDVNTSAVQVLIEHIGNLDRAYEFAERCNEPPVWSQLAKAQLQKGLVKEAIDSYIKADDPSAYMEVGQAAAQSGNWEDLVKFLQMARKKSRESYVETELIFALAKTNRLAELEEFINGPNNAHIQQVGDRCYDERMYDAAKLLYNNVSNFGRLASTLVHLGEYQAAVDGARKANSTRTWKEVCFACVDGKEFRLAQMCGLHIVVHADELEELINYYQDRAYFEELITMLEAALGLERAHMGMFTELAILYSKFKPQKMREHLELFWSRVNIPKVLRAAEQAHLWAELVFLYDKYEEFDNAIITMMSHPSDAWKEGQFKDIVTKVANVELYYKAIQFYLEFKPLLLNDLLIVLSPRLDHTRAVNFFMKTKQLSLVKPYLRSVQNHNNKGVNEALNNLFITEEDYAALRASIDAYDNFDNITLAQGLEKHELIEFRRIAAYLFKGNNRWKQSVELCKKDKLYKDAMQYASESKDVELAEELLAWFLEEDKKECFAACLFTCYDLLRPDVVLETAWRHNIMDFSMPYFIQVMREYLSKVDAIKEKVDKLDASESLRKQEEQNTESQPIVYGTPQLMLTSGPGQAVPPQPGYGGYGYPAAPAGYGQPPQPGFGYGM; encoded by the exons ACACTCCCATCCGTAGACCCATCTCTGCAGATAGCGCCATCATGAACCCTGCTAGCAAAGTTATTGCCCTCAAAG ACG CTGCAAAAACCCTCCAGATTTTCAACATTGAGATGAAGAGCAAAATGAAGGCTCACACCATGACTGATGATGTCACTTTCTGGAAGTGGATCTCCCTCAACACTGTAGCACTTGTCACAGACAACGCCGTCTACCATTGGAGCATGGAGGGAGACTCCCAGCCAGCCAAAGTCTTTGACCGACACTCCAGCCTTGCAGGCTGTCAAATCATCAACTACCGCACTGACGCCAAACAGAAATGGCTGCTTCTCATTGGGATTTCAGCACAG CAAAACCGTGTGGTGGGAGCCATGCAGCTGTACTCTGTGGACAGGAAGGTGTCCCAGCCCATTGAGGGCCACGCCGCAGGCTTTGCCCAGTTCAAAATGGAGGGCAACACAGAGGAATCCACACTGTTCTGCTTCGCTGTCCGAGGGCAAGCTGGAGGAAAG TTACACATAATTGAAGTGGGGACCCCACCAACAGGCAATCAGCCGTTTCCAAAGAAGGCAGTGGACGTGTTCTTCCCTCCTGAGGCCCAGAATGACTTCCCTGTAGCTATGCAG ATCAGCTCTAAGCAGGATGTTGTCTTTCTCATCACCAAATATGGCTACATCCACCTGTATGACCTGGAGACTGGCACCTGTATTTACATGAACCGGATCAGCGGGGAGACCATCTTTGTTACAGCCCCACATGAACCAACCGCTGGCATCATTGGAGTCAACAGGAAAGGACAG GTGTTGTccgtgtgtgtggaggaggagaaCATCATCCCCTACATCACCAACGTGCTCCAGAACCCAGACCTGGCCCTGCGTATGGCTGTGCGCAACAACCTGGCCGGGGCCGAGGAGCTGTTCGCCCGCAAGTTCAACACCCTGTTCGCTGCAGGGAACTATTCTGAGGCTGCCAAGGTGGCCGCCAATGCTCCCAAG GGTATCCTGCGTACCCCAGACACCATCCGTAAATTCCAGAGTGTGCCAGCCCAGCCGGGCCAGACCTCTCCCCTGCTGCAGTACTTTGGAATCCTGCTGGACCAGGGCCAGCTCAACAAGTTTGAGTCCCTGGAGCTGTGCAGGCCCGTCTTACAGCAGGGACGCAAGCAGCTGCTGGAGAAATGGCTGAAAGAGGACAAG CTGGAGTGTTCTGAGGAGCTGGGGGACCTGGTGAAGTCAGTGGACCCCACTCTGGCCCTCAGCGTCTACCTCAGGGCCAACGTGCCCAACAAGGTCATCCAGTGCTTCGCTGAGACCGGACAGTTCCAGAAAATTGTCCTCTATGCTAAAAAG GTGGGTTACACCCCAGACTGGATGTTCCTGCTGAGGAACGTGATGAGAATCAGTCCAGAACAAGGCCTGCAGTTCTCCCAGATGCTGGTGCAGGACGAGGAGCCTCTGGCTGACATCACACAG aTCGTTGACGTGTTTATGGAGTATAACCTGATCCAGCAGTGTACCTCCTTCCTCCTGGATGCCCTGAAGAACAACAGGCCTGCTGAGGGGCCTCTGCAGACACGCCTGCTGGAGATGAATCTGGTCCACGCCCCACAG GTGGCTGATGCCATCCTGGGCAACCAGATGTTCACCCACTACGACCGTGCCCACGTTGCCCAGCTGTGTGAGAAGGCTGGCCTGCTGCAGAGGGCTCTGGAGCATTATACCGACCTGTACGACATCAAGCGAGCTGTGGTGCACACACACCTGCTCAACCCTGAG TGGCTGGTGAACTTTTTTGGCTCCCTGTCAGTGGAGGACTCTCTGGAGTGTCTTCGGGCCATGCTGTCGGCCAACATCCGTCAGAACCTGCAGATCTGTGTCCAGGTGGCCTCTAAGTACCACGAGCAGCTCTCCACCAACTCCCTCACCGAGCTCTTTGAGTCCTTCAAGAGCTTCGAAG GTCTGTTCTACTTCCTGGGTTCCATCGTTAACTTCAGCCAGGACCCAGAGGTCCACTTCAAGTACATCCAGGCCGCCTGTAAGACGGGACAGATCAAAGAggtggagaggatctgcagagagagcAACTGCTACGACCCCGAACGAGTCAAGAACTTCCTCAAG GAAGCTAAGCTGACTGATCAGCTCCCCCTGATCATCGTGTGTGACCGCTTCGACTTTGTCCACGACCTGGTCCTCTACTTGTACCGCAACACCCTGCAGAAATACATTGAGATCTATGTGCAGAAG GTGAACCCCAGCCGTCTGCCGGTGGTGATTGGAGGGCTGCTGGATGTGGACTGTGCTGAGGATGTGATTAAGAACCTGATCCTGGTGGTGAAAGGACAGTTCTCCACTGATGAACTGGTGGctgaggtggagaagaggaacaG ACTGAAGCTGCTCCTACCCTGGCTGGAAGCCCGTATCCACGATGGCTGTGAGGAGCCAGCTACCCACAATGCCCTGGCCAAGATCTACATCGACAGCAACAACAACCCAGAGCGCTTCCTGCGTGAGAACACCTTCTACGACAGCCGCGTGGTGGGCAAGTACTGTGAGAAGAGGGACCCCCACCTGGCCTGCGTGGCCTACGAGAGAGGACAGTGTGACCAGGAGCTCATTAAT GTGTGCAATGAGAACTCTCTGTTCAAGAGTCTGTCTCGCTACCTGGTTCGCCGTAAAGACCCTGAGCTGTGGGCCAGTGTGCTGCTGGAGACTAACCCATTCAGAAGACCCCTCATCGACCAG GTTGTTCAGACTGCCCTGTCTGAGACCCAGGACCCAGAGGAGGTTTCAGTCACAGTCAAGGCCTTCATGACTGCAGACCTCCCCAACGAACTCATTGAGCTGCTGGAGAAGATCGTTCTGGATAACTCAGTCTTCAGTGAACACAG AAACCTTCAGAACCTGCTGATTCTAACAGCCATCAAGGCAGACCGTACCCGTGTAATGGAGTACATCAACCGCCTGGACAACTACGACGCCCCTGACATCGCTAACATCGCCATCAGCAACGAGCTCTTTGAGGAGGCATTCGCCATCTTCAGGAAGTTTGACGTCAACACCTCTGCCGTGCAG GTTCTGATTGAGCACATTGGGAACCTGGACCGGGCCTATGAGTTTGCTGAGCGCTGCAATGAGCCTCCAGTGTGGAGCCAGCTAGCCAAGGCTCAGCTCCAGAAGGGTCTGGTGAAGGAGGCCATCGACTCCTACATCAAGGCTGACGACCCCTCTGCCTACATGGAGGTGGGCCAAGCTGCAGCCCAGAGCG GTAACTGGGAGGACCTAGTGAAGTTCCTTCAGATGGCCCGTAAGAAGTCCCGTGAGTCCTACGTGGAGACCGAGCTCATCTTCGCCCTGGCCAAGACCAACCGCCTGGCTGAACTGGAGGAGTTCATCAATGGACCCAACAACGCCCACATCCAACAG GTGGGTGACAGGTGTTATGATGAGAGGATGTATGATGCGGCTAAGCTGCTCTACAACAATGTGTCCAACTTTGGGCGGCTAGCGTCCACCCTGGTCCACCTGGGAGAGTATCAGGCCGCCGTGGACGGAGCCCGCAAGGCCAACAGCACCCGCACCTGGAAAGAGGTGTGCTTTGCCTGTGTGGATGGGAAAGAGTTCCGCCTGGCCCAGATGTGTGGCCTGCACATCGTTGTCCATGCTGATGAACTGGAGGAGCTCATCAATTACTACCAG GACCGTGCTTACTTTGAGGAGCTGATCACCATGCTGGAGGCAGCCCTGGGCCTGGAGCGGGCTCACATGGGCATGTTCACCGAGTTGGCCATCCTCTACTCCAAGTTCAAACCCCAGAAGATGAGGGAGCACCTGGAGCTCTTCTGGTCCAGAGTCAACATTCCAAAG GTCCTGAGGGCTGCAGAGCAGGCCCACCTGTGGGCGGAGCTGGTCTTCCTCTATGACAAGTATGAGGAGTTTGACAATGCCATCATCACCATGATGAGCCACCCCTCCGATGCCTGGAAGGAAGGACAGTTCAAAGACATCGTCACCAAG GTGGCCAATGTGGAGTTATACTACAAGGCTATCCAGTTCTACCTGGAGTTCAAACCATTGTTACTGAACGACCTGCTCATAGTGTTATCACCACGACTCGACCACACCCGCGCTGTCAACTTCTTCATGAAG ACCAAGCAGCTGTCACTGGTCAAGCCATACCTGCGGTCAGTGCAGAACCACAACAACAAGGGTGTCAACGAAGCACTTAACAACCTCTTCATCACAGAGGAAGACTATGCG GCCCTGCGTGCCTCCATCGATGCCTACGACAATTTTGACAACATCACCCTGGCCCAGGGCCTGGAGAAGCACGAGCTGATTGAGTTCAGGAGGATTGCTGCATACCTCTTCAAAGGCAACAACCGCTGGAAGCAGAGCGTGGAACTCTGCAAGAAGGACAAACTCTACAAG GACGCCATGCAGTATGCGTCTGAGTCAAAAGATGTGGAGCTGGCTGAGGAGTTGTTGGCCTGGTTCCTGGAGGAGGATAAGAAGGAGTGCTTTGCCGCCTGCCTCTTCACCTGCTACGACCTGCTGAGGCCTGACGTAGTGCTGGAGACGGCCTGGAGGCACAACATCATGGACTTCTCCATGCCCTACTTCATCCAGGTCATGAGGGAGTACCTCTCCAAG GTTGATGCGATTAAGGAAAAG GTCGACAAGCTTGACGCCTCAGAGTCACTAAGGAAACAGGAGGAGCAGAACACCGAGTCCCAGCCCATTGTTTATG GCACGCCCCAGCTCATGCTCACTTCAGGCCCTGGTCAGGCTGTGCCCCCCCAGCCTGGCTACGGAGGTTACGGCTACCCAGCAGCACCCGCTGGTTACGGCCAGCCTCCCCAGCCTGGCTTTGGCTATGGCAtgtga